DNA sequence from the Antedon mediterranea chromosome 7, ecAntMedi1.1, whole genome shotgun sequence genome:
AAAGGAATTCAAGAAAAGGCTGATCCTGAATCATTGACTACAAAGTCTCTGTATAATCCTATTCTGCATCGTGAAGATACGTTTGTCAGGGTAAAACTCCTattctattttattaaaattaacgctgttgctaaagatacggtaccgtatccatgcttttaaaaactaaagatacggtaattatagagggcgcttccgtttgctaaaagtacggtaaaattgcattcctaaaactcgtacctaaatataaaactccttcctaaatataaaactcgttcctaaatattaaattccttcctaaatattaaaaacctaaccctctaaataatctctcttaaattaaaaactaaaaaaaaaaaaaaaaaaaagacgtcAAGAAGAGTATCGAACCTACAACCCCTTAAGCCAAAGCCTCACCACATGCCCACTAGGCTACACAGCTGGCTTGCAGAAAACCAATGCaataacctatttgattaacatccacattacatagcgccctctataattaccgtacctttagtttttaaaagtatggatacggtaccgtatctttagacaTAACGTAAAATTAATGCCATGAACATTCATTTACAAATGAGTACAAACAACAATAAATATAGGAAAAGAAAGACCATGTAGGTGCTACCTACTATGTTACCTAGTTGGTCAACcacaaacagaaaaaaaaataatattatctacAAACAATAAATTTACAACATTACAAAAAATTTACCAATTgcaaacattttgaataataattatgtttatttatattgtaggATGTGCATAACTATCTTCTTAACAACTCCTACCTCGATTATCGCAAAAAAGAGATTCTCTACAAGAAATGGCAAGAGCGAGTAAGTGAGCCAATAGAAGCACAGAAAAGCAATGCTCTCAAGAATGGATATGCTGATGTTGATAGCAGAAAAAGGAAGTTGTTCGAACAGTACTTAGCGCATATTAATAAGAAGGTATAAGCTGCATTCACACTGAGCCTAGATATGATCAAAGAATACACTATTTGAATCTTAAGCTACATTCACACTGAGTCTAGATTTGATCAAAGATAGCACTGTTTAAATTTTAAGCTACATTCACACTGAGCCTACAGTAGATAGCACTGTTTAAATGTAGATCCTTtgtatgaatattaatgaaagGCTGACCATTGTCAGCTTTGTACTCCTAATATATCtgtactttatttttatgtacaCTTATTTGTTCTAGGGTCATGTATTTCTTGACACATTTGATCCTAAAGAGTATGATCCAATGAGGTTAGTCCATCCTCGTTCAGCACCTATGGTTGCACGTACAAGAAGGCTTTCAGACCCATTGCTGATGCAGGCCCAGAATAGAAATGAAGAAGATAGGGTCATTCTAGGATGTACTTCAGGTACGTTTCTTTCAAGTATCAATTTTGACAGGACAAAGAGTAAAAGGGACACAAACAAATGGAGAAGGCAAGACTCAAACTCTTGCCTTTCTCTATTCCAGATTCTTTAGGACTGCACATATATTTTTAGAGCTTTATACCACTATAATTCAATCAGTGtcataaacaaaattacttACACAACACAAACTTGAAATTGTTTGAGAGAGCAGTATGGCGTATTGGCCAAGGATATCAGACTATAATAGCATGTGAAAGGCATGGGTTCAAGACATGTCTGTGTCATATTCCTTTTAGATACCTTAGTCTTAATGCCTCATCCTTCCAATGGAATGTAAAGCTGTTGGTCCCATGTATATACATATGCATGGTACTGGAAAGAACTTGGTACCTTATTAGAAAAGATTAGTGATCATGGTCTTCTTGTACTGGGTCCTTTGGGAATGcaatattttttagaaataataaaaaatcaattttaccTTGAAAAAGAAACTATccataattagaaaatattattCCAAATACTGTCTGTATAACTTCACAATATTAAACTTAAAGagtatatgttataatatttcTGTGATTAAAGTATTTAGTATCTTGTTATGGTATtcacctaaatttgttttagttCAAATTCCTGAattgttaattaaattgttaaGATACTAGAAGATGCTTAGTATATGATCCAGAGGTCATGTTTGTCTAATACAGTTATCAAACATAGTCATAGTTTACTGTAGTACTTGTACTTCAAGTGTCTGATGTATCAGTTAGATAATTAGAGATGCTCTAGGGATCATGTCAATATTATTCTACAATTGTTGACAgcaaaaacattttgttttgtctaTATGTTTATGCATGGAGGAAATGGTTTATGCAATAGACAGTGTGTGATTACCCATAATCAGGTTACATAGTAAAACATTGTATTTACTGCATCAACTGCAGTTGACTATTTTTTTGACATGGTACCTTATgttttcaaatataaatataactaCACTATGTTTGCTATTCCTTGGttgtattttttagaaactAGTGTTTGTTTATATAGTTTATATAGAATAAACCACCATAGAAAATGCCTGGATGGACTTAGCTTAATTTGACCTGATCAATTTtcttattaggttatatgcatgatatgcatataacctcttgattctgtcagaatctttatttatttctttatttatttatttatttattctttccttagcaatatttgtccgtcaattatcttgatatcagtttcatctaactaagtcaatttttcagagtatatttcttatggccaggaatcgatgtggttatgttttcacggtgcgcaatcaaacattacgcggtctacgcgcgatttaacgaaatcacgtttgtaatcatatcttcacaagcatgaatcacttttaaacaaaatttggtactcataaatttcaggtcatatttcatcatatggcaatacaattacgtgcgtagcgcatataacgcatgcgtacgcgcgcttaaaatgttcaaaattgtcagaatttattttcgatgaaattagagtacgtttcaggcaattttaagcgtttaaaaattgccataagtgcgcagatttttgcaggcgcactgcgcgtcaaacgttattgcgcactgtttttgtccgattactgttgtataacctttctttaacaatatcatcatattgtatTAACTTTTCAACGccaaacagcgttatacgagtacgtcaaaagtgacaggctacgcacgtgtaagttaacaaaatggtgaaaatatgctaaattttaaaattaatatatatcgttagaatgctcgggaacaccgattttttatttcattttcttgaagtgtatgtatcatatgtatgatttattatgaaattaagagaacaaaagttgattaagtcatcattaatggcatattaaatttacaaaaattaatttcgacaatcaaacaaattataaaattttcttaggccgaaataacaaacttaacattaactttcttccttaagaagttcatatattaaagttaaaagtatatagtttgacagtgcatcattttaaaaaatctttaaagatgtcatcatagtaaaaaattataattcattgcggtatgtaataatctatctgcaccaaagtggttactgcatagtaaatacacggaggaatatttccatattttttagtcagttgtgtatggctcggtggtctttgctcgtgtctatagcatttaaggtaccgagttcgagtctcaccttgggaaacgagacaaaataagattttttttattatccgtattgtttgttcaattgtatttcttagtgtatagattatacagatatgatttataatgaaatttatttaaaaacacaaaatgtggtttatgacattatatacgcagaaggatctttgatcggattacgataccggctattgtatttgcgttagcaagatcctatcatatattataaataactaaagattctgagaaaatcaatcaatcaaaatatcttaaatcaatcaattatctttatttaaatcaatgcatataacctataattcgtcatagtgacgaattaaatctagttaaacattatttttgtgtttatcaattacattatgtttattttaacatgctactgtatactgtaagtaataTAACATGACTtatgaattaagaaaacaaaacaattataaccgatcaattttcttattaaacattatttttgtgtttatcaattacattatgtttattttaacattctactgtatactgtaatataacatgacttatgaattaagaaaacaaaacaattataaccgttttaaatcacttgttaagattcatttattgttgccGGTGGGTCTACTGTAGGATGGTTGcagtgaaatatatttaaatatggtataaaagttataatgataatgaaaacatgcattgaagtttagttttaagtttagtttaagcagttttattttattactgagagggctaccctactgaaagaaaacgaaataaaatataaaataaaatatgctgtctgtatgtaaataaatgcattcatttatagagttttattaatattaattcataatattatttgattttaatattattgttttattgtacacaaaaaaaaagcaaaataatcaccaaaaaatgtttttcttttaggaGAACGTCTTTCAGATCGGGAAATAGAGCAATATAGACTACCACCATTACCATTGGTTCCGCTTGGACGACACGGCACAGAGTGCCGCACATGGCTTGCCATGCCACTCACAGATATTGAAAGCCCAGTTAGAAGACAAAGCAGGTAAGGAGGTTCAGTAAagaattaaattacaaaaatatatttttattatatcttatttcaacaatatttgacgaattatgcaaataatattttatgatttctatcttttaaatttgttcaatgtttttctaataataattgtatatctgtcatattttaaaatgttgatacaaaaataatgcaatagaataataattttgaaaatctgctaacaaaacaaaaacagccaaccctattttttatttgtttttgaacTAGacacaataaacatttttaccttttaaaattgtgtgttttttttataggagGCGAATGCGTGGTACCTTTAACGACCTACATTTTGACGTTCGTGGATG
Encoded proteins:
- the LOC140054274 gene encoding protein FAM228B-like, whose product is MYRERSFNREPNLGSITVHAPALRRELTAIDPAPSVTVDQADYMQEKDATKKNSSARRPWSSPNPSRSNITLSATSRSTIGQGSKIQNWLNEKAVKGIQEKADPESLTTKSLYNPILHREDTFVRDVHNYLLNNSYLDYRKKEILYKKWQERVSEPIEAQKSNALKNGYADVDSRKRKLFEQYLAHINKKGHVFLDTFDPKEYDPMRLVHPRSAPMVARTRRLSDPLLMQAQNRNEEDRVILGCTSGERLSDREIEQYRLPPLPLVPLGRHGTECRTWLAMPLTDIESPVRRQSRRRMRGTFNDLHFDVRGWASGAQNSKLADEEMNIQRRRQFLQYHPAIATGTLTHNTPDTPQSAALC